DNA sequence from the bacterium genome:
AGAAAGCGGCAATCGCGGCTGAGGGGCTCGGTCTCGCTGCCTACGGCACGGTATGCGGGGCGGCCGCCTGTCCGTCCGTCTCAGTACTCAAGCCGGTATGTGCCGGCCGCCACGTGCTGCTATGGGCCGACAACGACGACCCCGGACGCGCGCACATGAAGTCCATCGCAGGGGCGCTGACGGGGCTCGCCGCAAGCGTGACGACGTTCTGGACTGGCGGCCCGAAGGACGACGCCGCCGACTACGAGGGTACGCTCGCCGACCTGAATCAGCTCATCGAATTTCAGAAACACGCCGGGCTCGTCCGGCTCGGCGAAGTCATCCACGCCACCCTCGACGACCTGGCCCGGTACTCGGCAGGGGATTATGGCGGCCGCGTCCAAACCGGCATCGACAAGCTCGACCAGGCCCTTCGGGGCGGGATGATGCCCGGCGCGGTGTACCTGCTGGGCGCTCCAAGCGGACATGGTAAAACAACCATCGTCCAGGAGTGGGCGTTCCGCGCGGCGGCGCATGGTCCTGTGCTCATCGTGTCGCCTGAGATGTCCACCGGCGAGCTCGCCGAGCGCGCTATCATTCGCAGGTCACTGACGCCACTGTGGAAGAGAGCTCCGTGGATGCCGGCGGACACACGCCGAGCCGCGACCCTTGCGCACATGGAAGCGGCTACCCTGCTACGACGCGAGAACCTGCCCGTGTACGTGCTCGACGATTCGGATGTAGACATGGGCAAGGTGATGGAGAAGGCCCGGGCGCTCGACGGCGTCCGCCTCGTGGTCATCGACTACGCGCAAGAGGTCGCCGACAAGACATCGGCTGTGCGGTATCGCGCCGTCGGCGAGGTGGCAAGCCAGGCCATCGCACTGGGGCGCGAGCTTGGATCAGCGATCCTGGTGGCGTCGCAGGTCAACATCGTGCAAGAATCGGACGGCTCGACTGGGTACAGATTCCGCGAGACTGCAGAGCTGGAGAGCAGGTCTCATTGCTCGATGATTTTCGAGATCAAGCGCAAGAAGCAGCCGAACGAACGCGGGTTCTGTGATGTCGACACGGCGCACCTCATCGCGCGCAAAAACAGATCCGGCCCGCTGTTTCGATTGCAAGTCGACTATCGTCCGGACATCTATTTTGTGAGCAACTACAAACCCGAGGAAGCAAAGCCGTGGGCTCCGCCCGATCGCGGCGAGATGGAGGAGGGATACTGAAATGTGTAAACCAGCGAGTATGATTGTGACTCGAACATCCGTGCTGATGTGCGGCACGGACAGACACTCGGACATCCGCGAGAAACACCACCTGCGGGACGACCTCCCCGCCGGGCGGCGCGATTGGGTGCCGGTGGAGATATACCCGGACGATGGAGACTACAGCCGCCCGGCGTCTGAGTGGCGTCTCCATACCGATCTGCCGCTCGGCGAATGGCCGGAC
Encoded proteins:
- a CDS encoding AAA family ATPase, which encodes MTLDDFMRRLEGVRPNGKGFTARCPGPAHGHGDRHNSLSVTPGDDGRILLNCFTGCSTDDIVSALGLTMADLMPPKDNRPRNETVYKLVIGPGDVVEHVRVEKADGSKDFFWRRNGQSGLQGLKVRDLPLYRPDRNRIWEDGDRITICEGEKAAIAAEGLGLAAYGTVCGAAACPSVSVLKPVCAGRHVLLWADNDDPGRAHMKSIAGALTGLAASVTTFWTGGPKDDAADYEGTLADLNQLIEFQKHAGLVRLGEVIHATLDDLARYSAGDYGGRVQTGIDKLDQALRGGMMPGAVYLLGAPSGHGKTTIVQEWAFRAAAHGPVLIVSPEMSTGELAERAIIRRSLTPLWKRAPWMPADTRRAATLAHMEAATLLRRENLPVYVLDDSDVDMGKVMEKARALDGVRLVVIDYAQEVADKTSAVRYRAVGEVASQAIALGRELGSAILVASQVNIVQESDGSTGYRFRETAELESRSHCSMIFEIKRKKQPNERGFCDVDTAHLIARKNRSGPLFRLQVDYRPDIYFVSNYKPEEAKPWAPPDRGEMEEGY